The nucleotide sequence CGGTCGGTGGCGACCCTGCCACTGGCAGTCCGGCGCCGGGCGGGTCATCGTGGAGACACGGCACCCCGTCCGGGGGCGCCGGTCTGGGGACGGGGGAGCCGGTGGAGCTGTTCCTGTTCCTGGCGCTGGGCGTACTGCTCTTCCGTGCCCTCGGGCGCAGCTCCCGGCCGGCGGCCCGGCCGGCCCGGCCGCGCACCGACACCTGGCTGGACGGGGTGGTCGAGGCCGTGGTGGAGCTGGCCGGCGACGTCACCCGCGGGGTGCGCACCCTGAGCCGGCTGGACGCCGACCGCAGGGGACGGCGCGGCCGGTCGCCCTGGAGCTGACCGGCCGGCGCCGGGCCCTCAGGACAGCACGCCGAGCAGCAGCGTCACCGTCCCGAAGACGAGCCCCGAGGCGATCAGCGTGACCGTCGTGTAGCCGAGGATGTCGCGCATCTTCAGCCCGGCGATGGCCAGCACCGGCAGCGCCCAGAACGGCTGGATCATGTTCGTCCACTGGTCGCCGTAGGCGATCGCCATGATCGCGACCACCGGGTCGACGCCCAGGCTCTGCGCGGCGTCGATCATCACCGGCCCCTGGACGGCGAACTGCCCGCCGCCGGAGGGGACGAAGAAGTTGACGACGCCGGCGGAGAGGAACGCCAGCAGGCCGAAGGTCGCCGGGGAGGCGATGTCGACGACGGCGTCGGAGAACACGGCGATCAGGCCGGTCGTAGACATGATCCCCATGATCCCGGCGTACAGCGGGAACTGGAGCAGGATCTCCCCGACGTTGGCGGCGGCGTTCTTCACCAGCGCGATGAGCTCGAACGGGTTGCGGACCAGCAGGAAGATCAGCGCCAGGAAGGTCCAGTTGACGATGTCCAGGCTCGCGGTGCCGCCGTCGGCGTAGTGGTGCACCAGGTAGGCGACCAGGGCCAGCCCGACCAGCGTGGTGACCACCCGGCTGCCGTCGACCCGGTCGGCCGGGGTGACCACCTCGTCGTCCAGCGCCACCCCCTCGGCGTCGCGGACGTGCGCCGGCAGCTCGACCACGCGGTCACCGCCGCGGGGCGCGACCGCGGCGAGCGCCAGGCCGACGACCAGGATGGTGACCACGGCCGCGGTGACGTTCCACCAGGTGAAGATCGTCTCCGTGATCGGGATCGTGCCGCCGAGGGCCTCGGCGAGGAACGAGCCCTCCGTCGCGGCGGTCAGCGGCCCGGAGCCGGAGTAGCCCATGTGCCAGATGACGTAGCCGGAGTACCCGGCGGCCACCAGCAGCGGGAAGTGCAGCCGCAGGCCCCGCTCCCGCCCCTGGACGGCCAGCTCGCGGGCGAGCAGCGCGCCGACGACCAGGCCCAGGCCCCAGGTGATCAGCGAGGCCAGCGCCGCGATCACGAAGACGTAGAGGTAGGCCTGCAGCGCCGTCTTGGGCACGGCGGCCAGCCGGGTGAGCAGCCGCCGCACCGGCGCGGTGTTGGCCAGCGTGTGCCCCAGCAGCAGGATCAGCGCCATCTGGGTCATGAAGGCCAGCAGCCCCGACAGCCCGTCGCCCCAGCCGTCGAGGACCTCGATCGGCCCTGAGTCGGTGAGCAGCAGCGCGAGGGCGGCGACGACGAACGTCAGCACGACGGCGAACACGAGGGCGCTGGGGATGTAGCGCTCGACGACGGAGTTGACCGGCCGCATCAGCGCGGAGAGGCCGCTCGACCGGTCCGGGGAACTGGAGCCGGCATCCGTACGGGGGGTCCTGGTCATCGACGCTCGCTTCCGGGGAGACCGGGCGGCCGGGGCCGCGCCGGGATCGGGCTGTCAGGGCAGGCGCCGCACCGACGGGAGCGCTGACGAGG is from Modestobacter marinus and encodes:
- a CDS encoding short-chain fatty acid transporter, coding for MTRTPRTDAGSSSPDRSSGLSALMRPVNSVVERYIPSALVFAVVLTFVVAALALLLTDSGPIEVLDGWGDGLSGLLAFMTQMALILLLGHTLANTAPVRRLLTRLAAVPKTALQAYLYVFVIAALASLITWGLGLVVGALLARELAVQGRERGLRLHFPLLVAAGYSGYVIWHMGYSGSGPLTAATEGSFLAEALGGTIPITETIFTWWNVTAAVVTILVVGLALAAVAPRGGDRVVELPAHVRDAEGVALDDEVVTPADRVDGSRVVTTLVGLALVAYLVHHYADGGTASLDIVNWTFLALIFLLVRNPFELIALVKNAAANVGEILLQFPLYAGIMGIMSTTGLIAVFSDAVVDIASPATFGLLAFLSAGVVNFFVPSGGGQFAVQGPVMIDAAQSLGVDPVVAIMAIAYGDQWTNMIQPFWALPVLAIAGLKMRDILGYTTVTLIASGLVFGTVTLLLGVLS